The DNA region GCCGACCGTCGACCCGGACCTAGCGAAACAGCGCATCCAGGAGGACCCGCCGGTCCGCAAGGTGGACGTGCCCGACCCCGAGGACCCGCCCTCGGGCTGCAAGTTCCACACGCGCTGCCCGGAGGCCCGCGAGGTCTGCACGCAGGAGGAGCCCGAGCGGTTCGACACCGCGGGCGAGAGCGACGCCGCCTGCTTCCGCGCGCTCGAGACCCACGAGTACTGGAACAGCGCGGAGCTGGTCGACGCCGACGAGGACGAGTACGACGCCCAGGAATCGGCGAGCTTCGGCGACTGAACGGCGCCGCCGCCGCCAGCGTCTCTCTTTCCGTTCTCCCAGCCCGCCAGCGGGCGCGCTCGGCGGAAAGCAAATCTTATTTCCGCCAGACGCGGTTGTGAGCACACATGGCACGACAGATGGCCGACGGACCGATGGTGGTCCTCTCCGACGAGAGCCAGCGCACGTCGGGCGAGGACGCCCGGTCGATGAACCTCGAAGCGGGGCGCGCAGTCGCGGAGACGATCCGGACGACCCTCGGCCCGCGAGGGATGGACAAGATGCTCGTCGACCAGGGCGGCAACGTCGTCGTCACGAACGACGGCGTGACGCTGCTGGAGGAGATGGACGTCGACCATCCCGCCGCGGACATGGTCGTCGACGTGGCGACCACACAGGAGGAGGAGGTCGGCGACGGCACCACCTCCGCGGTCATCCTCGCCGGCGCGCTCCTCTCGAACGCCGAGGACCTGCTCGAACAGGACATCCACCCCACCTCCATCGTCTCGGGCTACCGCCACGCCGCCGAGACGGTCACCGAGGTGTTCGAGGACATCGCGACCGAGGTCGACCCCGACGATACCGAGGTGCTCGAACAGGTCGCCGGCACCGCGATGACCGGCAAGGGCGCCGAGACCGCCAAGGACCTCCTGTCGTCGATGGTCGTCAGCGCCGTCCGCGGCGCCGTCCGCGAGGACGGCACCGTCGACCGGGACGCCGTCGACGTGCGCCAGTTCTACGGCGCCTCCATCGAGGACTCCGAGTTCGTCGAGGGCGTCCTCTTCGACATCGAGCCGGTCCACCAGAACATGGCCCGGGACCTCTCCGACGCGAACGTCCTCGTCTACGAGGGCGACATCGAGGTCTCCGAGACGGAGATCGGCGCCGAGGCGTCGGTCGGCGACATGGACGACCTCCAGGGGTTCGTCGAACTCGAACAGTCCGAGCTCGCCGACACGGTCGACAAGATCGTCGAAGCGGGCGCCGACGTGGTGCTCGCCGACGGCGGCATCGACGAGTACGCCGCCGAACTGCTCGTCGAGAACGGCATCACCGCCTTCCGCCGGGTCGACGACGACAAGCGCAAGCGCGTCGCGGCCGCGACCGGCGCCGAGCGCGTCGGCGACCTGGAGCTGCTGACGGCCGACCACCTCGGCCACGCCGGCCGCGTCTCCGAGCGGGTCATCCGCGACCGCACCGTCCGCCGGCAGGCCGACCACGAGTCGACCATCGTCTTCAGCAACCTGCCGGACGCCGACGTGGGGACGATCCTCCTCCGCGGCGGCACCGAGCACGTCCTCGACGAGGTCGAGCGCGCCGTCGTCGACAGCGTCGGCGTCGTCTCCGCCGCCATCGAGGACGGCCACGTCCTGCCGGGCGGCGGCGCCCCGGAGATCGAGGCGTCGCTCGCGCTCCGCGAGGAGGCCGACTCCGTCGAGGGCCGCGAGCAGCTCGCCGTCGAGGCGTTCGCCGAGGCCTTCGAGGACGGCCCCCGCACCCTCGCCGAGAACGCCGGCCACGACGCCATCGACGCCCTGGTCGACATGACCGCCCGCCACGACGCGGGCGACGTGAACGTCGGCATCGACGCCGACACCGGCGAGCTCGTCGAGATGTTCGAGGACGGCGTCGTCGAACCCCTGCGGGTCAAGACGACGGCCGTCAACTCCGCCGTCGACGCCGCGACGATGATCCTCCGCATCGACGACGTGATCTCCGCCGGCGACCTCTCGGTCGGCGACGACGAGGAGGACGAAGGCGGTCCGGGCGGCGCGCCCGGCGGCGGCATGGGCGGTATGGGCGGCGGCATGGGCGGCGCGATGTGAGACCACTTTTTGCGGCGGAGAGCTCCTCGCGCGCCTTCGGCGCGCTGCGGGGATCCTCCGCCGCAAAAGCTTGGTGAAAAAGGCCGGTCGCCGCGGTCGCTCCGCTCCCTCGCGACCGGTGAACCGCGCGCCTGCGGCGCGCGGACGTTCTCTCACTGTTTCCCATCGTTCGCTATATCACGACGTGTTTTCGGCAGTGTGGTATCGGCATTTGGCGGCGAGACTGTGGTCCCAGTGTCCGGTGCCGCAGATTGCGGTTCCAGCATCCGGCGCGGAGCGCCAGTTCGCCGTCAGAGACAGGCGCTGACGAGCCCGCGGTCGTTCGCGGTGCTCGCTCCCGCAGACACCGGACGCGAGGGAGCGAACGCGACCGAGTCGTCCGGCCTTTTTCACCCATGTTTTTGGACCGGGGGTTTCCTCGGTCGCCTGCGGCGACCTGCGGGGAACCCCCGGTCGATAAAGATGGTTAGGAGTAGTTGTGTTCCAGTTCCACGACGTTCGCGGCGCCGAGGACGGCCTGGCGGAGGTCCTCGTAGAAGCGCTCGTCGTCGACGCGGTGGACGGGACAGGAGACGCTGATGGCGGCGATGGCGCGGTCGTCGTCGTCGGTGATGGGCGCGGCGACACAGCGGAGGCCGTTGAGCCGTTCCTCCTCGTCGATGGCGTAGCCCTGCTCGCGGACCGCGGCGAGTTCCTCGAAGAAGGCGTCGGGGTCGGTGATGGTGTGTTCGGTCTCGGCGGGCATGCCGTGCTCGTCGAGGATCGCCTCGACCTCTTCCTCGGGGCGGAAGCCGAGGATCGCCTTGCCGAGGCCGGTGCAGTGGAGGTTGACGCGTTTCCCCTCGTAGGTGTCGAGTTCGACGGCGCTGTCGCCCCGGGCCTGGTAGAGGTAGATACCCTGTCCTCCCTTCTCGACGAGGAGGTTGACGAGTTCGCCCGTCTCGTCGGCGAGCTCGTCGACCTCGGCGTGGGCGGCGTCGAAGATCTCGTTGCGCTTGCGGGCGTAGGCGCCCAGCCCGAGGAAGGCGAGTCCGACGTGGTACTCGTCGCCCTCCGTGACGACGTACCCGCGGTTGGCGAGCGTGTTGAGGTGGTTGTGGACCGCGCTCTTGCCCACGTCGACCCTGTCGGCGATCTCCGAGACGCCGGCCCCGTCGAGCTCCTGGATGATCTCGACGATCTGCAGCGTCCGGTCGACCGTCGTGACCGGGTGCTTCGGTTCGTCCATACCCCACGGTCCACGGCCCCGCACTTACCTGTTCTGTTCGGCCGAACCTCGTTCTACATGTTACCGAACTCGTTCGATCTCGGGAAACGGGATCGTCGCGCGAACCGGGCGTCCCATCAGGAGAAACGGTTCGATACCGGAACCCTCCGAGAGCGATATCGGGACCCGCGAGCGTCGAAACCGCGGGAGACGCGGGTGAGCCCGGTGGTGCGTCGAAGCCACCGGACTTCGTTCGGCGAGCACGGTTTGGCTCGGGGTTCGGGGTCGAACTGCGAGAATCGGAGACCTTCGCGCTCGACGAAGCTCAGGGGCCTCGTCGAACGAGTCGAGTCGGAGATTCGCCGGTTCGACGCGGCTTACGGGGCCGGGTCGAACACCGCTGAGCGGAGATTAGCGAGCCCGATCCGGCTTACGGGGCCGGATCGAACAGCGTCTCGCCTTCGACCATGTTCGCCTCGATGGTGTCGAGGTCGAGCGTCAGGCCGAGGCCCGGCTCCTCGGGGATCTCCATGTAGCCGTCCTCGATGAGGTCGTCCTCTTCGACCAGGTCCTCCCACCAGCCGAGCTCGTAGGAGTGGTACTCGACGGCCAGGGAGTTGGGGATGGCGACGGCAAGCTGCGCGGAGGCCATCGTCCCGATGGGCGAGGAGACGTTGTGCATGGCGACGGGGATGTAGTACATGTCGGCCATGGCGGCGATCTTACGGCCCTCGCGCATGCCGCCGACGCGCGGGATGTCGGGGGCGATGATGTCGATGGCCTCGTTCTCGATGAGGTCGCGGTTGCCGTGGGTGCGGTAGACGTTCTCGCCGGTGGCGGTCGGCGTGGCGGTCGACTGCGTGACCTCGCGCTGGGCGTCGTGGTTCTCCGGCGGGACGACGTCCTCGAGCCACCACACGTCGTACTCCTCGAGGCGCTTGGCCAGGCGCTTGGCGCTGCCGGTGGCGTACGACCAGTGGCAGTCGAAGGCCACGTCGGCGCGGTCGCCGACGGCCTCGGTAGTCGCCTCGACGATCTCGGCCTTGTGTTCGATCTCCGGGCCGCGGAGGTGGCGGTTGGCGCGGTCGCGCTCGTGACCGGAGGGCACGTCGAGGTCGAACTTGATGGCGTCGTAGCCCAGCTCGGAGACGACGCGGTCGGCCTCCTCGGCGCAGGCCTGCGGGTCGGCCTCGTTCTCGGTGTGCAGATCGCAGTAGATGCGGGCCTCGTCGCGGTACTTGCCGCCGAGCAGCTGGTAGGCCGGCAGGTCGGTGAGCTTGCCCGCCACGTCGTGCAGCGCGATCTCGATGCCGGAGATGGCGGAGATGACCTTCCCGGAGATGGAGCCCTCGCCGGACATCTTCTGGATCATGTGCTCGTAGAGGCGGTCGATGTCCAGGGGGTTCTCGCCGATGAGGAACGGCTTCATCCGCTCGATGATGGCGGTGTCGCCGCCGCCCCAGTAACACTCGCCGTTGCCGACCGGGCCGGCGTCGGTGTAGACGCGCACGAGGATCCACGGGTAGTTCCCGTCGACCATCGTCGTCTGTACGTCCGTGATCTCGGCGTCGCGTGTGCCGCCGCGCTCCTTGGAGACGCCCATCGTCTCCGCCGAGAGGTCCCGCATCGTGTACTCAGCGTTCGGGTCGCTGATCTTGTCGAAATCGACCATGACGAGTATAGGTGCTTACGTAACTCGCTTAAAGTTTCCCACATCCGCTCGGGGGGCGTCCGACGGCGCTACCCGCCCCGATCCGATCGAGATAGTGGCAGGCCGTGTCCTGTATGGAAACTCGTAAGTGGCCGCCAGACGACCGTTTACGTGCATGACAGACACAACGAACCTGTACATCGACGGCGAGTGGGTCCCGGCCGAGAGCGGGGACACCTTCGCTGTCGAGAACCCGGCCGACACGACGGAGACTGTCGCCGAGTACGCGAAGGGCTCGACCGAGGACGCCCAGAAGGCGATCGACGCGGCCAACGAAGCCCAGGCCGACTGGGAAGCGACGCCCGCGCCCGACCGCGGGACGATCCTCCGCGAGACGGCGAAGCTGCTGGAGGAACGCAAGGAGGACCTGACCGAGCAGCTCTCCCACGAGGAGGGCAAGACGCTCTCGGAGGCCAGCCCCGAGGTCCAGCGGGCCATCGACATCTTCTACTACTACGCCGAGAAGGCCGCCGACAACGCGGGCAAGCGCAAGGGCCCGAGCGGCGGCCGCACGTCCGTCTACACGAAGCGCGAGCCGCTGGGGGTCGCCGGTCTCGTCACGCCGTGGAACTACCCCATCGCCATCCCGGCCTGGAAGATCGCCCCGGCGCTGGCGACCGGCAACACGGTCGTCATCAAGCCCGCCTCGGCCGCACCCGGCCCGGCCGCCAGCATCGTGCAGGCGCTCGAGGACGCGGGCATCCCGGACGGCGTCATCAACTTCGTCCCTGGCTCCGGCAGCGACGTCGGCGC from Halosimplex halophilum includes:
- a CDS encoding mandelate racemase/muconate lactonizing enzyme family protein, which produces MVDFDKISDPNAEYTMRDLSAETMGVSKERGGTRDAEITDVQTTMVDGNYPWILVRVYTDAGPVGNGECYWGGGDTAIIERMKPFLIGENPLDIDRLYEHMIQKMSGEGSISGKVISAISGIEIALHDVAGKLTDLPAYQLLGGKYRDEARIYCDLHTENEADPQACAEEADRVVSELGYDAIKFDLDVPSGHERDRANRHLRGPEIEHKAEIVEATTEAVGDRADVAFDCHWSYATGSAKRLAKRLEEYDVWWLEDVVPPENHDAQREVTQSTATPTATGENVYRTHGNRDLIENEAIDIIAPDIPRVGGMREGRKIAAMADMYYIPVAMHNVSSPIGTMASAQLAVAIPNSLAVEYHSYELGWWEDLVEEDDLIEDGYMEIPEEPGLGLTLDLDTIEANMVEGETLFDPAP
- a CDS encoding IclR family transcriptional regulator, coding for MDEPKHPVTTVDRTLQIVEIIQELDGAGVSEIADRVDVGKSAVHNHLNTLANRGYVVTEGDEYHVGLAFLGLGAYARKRNEIFDAAHAEVDELADETGELVNLLVEKGGQGIYLYQARGDSAVELDTYEGKRVNLHCTGLGKAILGFRPEEEVEAILDEHGMPAETEHTITDPDAFFEELAAVREQGYAIDEEERLNGLRCVAAPITDDDDRAIAAISVSCPVHRVDDERFYEDLRQAVLGAANVVELEHNYS
- the thsA gene encoding thermosome subunit alpha gives rise to the protein MADGPMVVLSDESQRTSGEDARSMNLEAGRAVAETIRTTLGPRGMDKMLVDQGGNVVVTNDGVTLLEEMDVDHPAADMVVDVATTQEEEVGDGTTSAVILAGALLSNAEDLLEQDIHPTSIVSGYRHAAETVTEVFEDIATEVDPDDTEVLEQVAGTAMTGKGAETAKDLLSSMVVSAVRGAVREDGTVDRDAVDVRQFYGASIEDSEFVEGVLFDIEPVHQNMARDLSDANVLVYEGDIEVSETEIGAEASVGDMDDLQGFVELEQSELADTVDKIVEAGADVVLADGGIDEYAAELLVENGITAFRRVDDDKRKRVAAATGAERVGDLELLTADHLGHAGRVSERVIRDRTVRRQADHESTIVFSNLPDADVGTILLRGGTEHVLDEVERAVVDSVGVVSAAIEDGHVLPGGGAPEIEASLALREEADSVEGREQLAVEAFAEAFEDGPRTLAENAGHDAIDALVDMTARHDAGDVNVGIDADTGELVEMFEDGVVEPLRVKTTAVNSAVDAATMILRIDDVISAGDLSVGDDEEDEGGPGGAPGGGMGGMGGGMGGAM